DNA from Acipenser ruthenus unplaced genomic scaffold, fAciRut3.2 maternal haplotype, whole genome shotgun sequence:
GCAAAACGCCTAAACTAAAACAGTATTGTAATGTCTTACATTCTGAGGAACGTGTTCAAAGTTCTTTGGTGGAATTTCTCAATCatgttataatatattttatcACAGGTTCAGAATGTTTACCacttagttattttattattgtttagttatttattattattgtttactactattgtttattttccctttaCAACAGAATCTGACAAACAGCCCAGAACCAGTAACTGAGCTACCCATCTTAATTGAACAGCTAAATAATACTTCAACagtgtttaaaaacaatataacttCATCAGCTGCAACCATTTCCTCAGTGGTTGATATATTGACAATCTTTTCAAACACTGCTAAAAATGTCACCATTACTGAGGCTGAATTGGGGGTAAGTTTCCATTCActaactgagaaaaaaaatagtTAGCAGGTTATCAGATGTCACattaatttgcacttactgtaccaGGCAGTTCtgacacagtacagtactatagGACCTCATCTTGAGGAAATGTGATAATGTGCTAACtctattttgaaatatttacattacattgattaaATATTTTTTGCTTATGTGATTGTGTGCTGTACAGACTAaaatagaaattatatatatatatatatatatatatatatatatatatatatatatatatatatctctatatatatatatatatatatatatatatatatatatatatatatatatatatatatctctatatatatatatctctatatatatatatatatatatatatatatatatatatatatatatatatatatatatatatattctcctaATACACAATTAGAAAGTGTGTTGTTTTCAATTACAATTAGCCTAGTTATTTCCTACAATGTACGCATTGCTGTAGCTTCTTTATTTTCAACAAATAGTAATTATTATAGCGATTCAATTGATTCAATTTCATGCTTGTTGATGCATTACATTACTTTTTTTGCCTCTACTTTGCTTCCCATAATCAGGCACTGTTTTGGCCTGGTATAAGTGCCTTTTACCATCATGACCCATTTACTTCTCAGTTGTTGCTATATATAAATAGACTTGTTGCTGTTGCAATCAGATGAGAGTAATGTTGATATTTGGAGTGCTATTTAATATTGTTTACCTTTTCTTCTTTGTTGTAGGGATTTATTGGAACAGTGAACAATATAATAGGATCGGAATCAATAAAATCCTGGGATGCCTTAAATAATCAAAATGCTGATAGTACCAGCTCTCGTTTATTGCAGTCAGTGGAACTTTTCGCTACGTCATTCTCTACAAATTCTTTTTtcaaactagaaacaaacaacatTAAATTGAATGCGATTAAAATAACTAACAATGACATTGCATACAATGAGAGCTTTAAATTTAATAATACAGTCCATGGTAGTGTATCTATTCCTTCATCAGAACTAAGCACTCTTCCTGTTATCGTTAGCATTGCTTACTTAAACATTTCAGACATCCTCCCACTCAGAAACAACACAACAAAAGGAAAAGTAAATGGCATTGTGTTGACGACAGTAGTGAATAGCGTAATTAAAAAGGTTTCCTTGgactttgaaatgaaaaacacttttttggaTAAACCTGAGTGTGTCTTTTGGAACTTCACTCTCTTCAACAACACAGGATCATGGGATACGTCTGGCTGTACATCAGTGATATTGGGAAACAACGTTCGCTGTCAATGTGAACACTTGACTTCCTTCTCAATCTTAATGTCACCCAAAGACCCGTGTAAAATATGTACTTACATTACTTATATCGGATTGGGCATCTCCATAGGAAGCTTAGTCTTGTGCCTCCTTATTGAAGCAATTGTATGGCAcagtgtgaacaaaaataaaacctcttACATTCGACACGTTTCAATTGTGAACCTCGCTTTATCTTTGTTGATCGCTGATATATGGTTCATCATAGGGGCTGCGATTAATgcaaacacagcagcctgcagtgCAGCCACTTTTTTTACTCACTTTTTCTACCTGGCCTTATTCTTCTGGATGTTAACTTTAGCTATTCTGCTTTTCTTCCGAGTAATCCTGGTCTTCAAAGACCTAGGCAAGTCACAAATGCTGGCAATTGCATTCTGCCTTGGCTATGGCTGCCCACTTATTATTGCTGTTATCTCGGTAGCTGTTACTGCCCCTAAGAGTAATTACACAAGAACAGATGCATGTTGGCTCAACTGGGATAACACCATGGTCCTTCTTGCTTTTGTTATACCTGCCCTGGTCATAATTACCATCAATTTGATCATACTGATTGTGGTAATTGTCAAGATGCTAAGAAGAACTATTGGAGACATG
Protein-coding regions in this window:
- the LOC131728033 gene encoding adhesion G-protein coupled receptor F1-like — translated: MSSFFNFPPSGDREDRDHTHEMAMHAVNLYSIILLLLVNFSQAQVLHGYEDQYNLTVGSTSVNHEYQIHAPLRQKREATSLQEYVIDIEVFVTIPDESYLDGLKQFLKKIPYPLNVEQNVNVTDGVLTTTCTQNGEYTQCECEKDYAWSSTICNKYRSCSGEYAITCDCIQVASPDGLYCLAKSFFVLKMSFSMDKEFVPALNNISSPEYNQYKSDIEEAIIQSYSGTVMGIQTVAVTGFRSGSVIVDYEIATTGTLSSSILQAGNNKITSSLLEKGYNVNAASFTGFQGLCNNSDYGVGQDLDIIKTACPAQQIGNINVQCKNGEWCIIENTCVLKEINNILSNAQNLTNSPEPVTELPILIEQLNNTSTVFKNNITSSAATISSVVDILTIFSNTAKNVTITEAELGGFIGTVNNIIGSESIKSWDALNNQNADSTSSRLLQSVELFATSFSTNSFFKLETNNIKLNAIKITNNDIAYNESFKFNNTVHGSVSIPSSELSTLPVIVSIAYLNISDILPLRNNTTKGKVNGIVLTTVVNSVIKKVSLDFEMKNTFLDKPECVFWNFTLFNNTGSWDTSGCTSVILGNNVRCQCEHLTSFSILMSPKDPCKICTYITYIGLGISIGSLVLCLLIEAIVWHSVNKNKTSYIRHVSIVNLALSLLIADIWFIIGAAINANTAACSAATFFTHFFYLALFFWMLTLAILLFFRVILVFKDLGKSQMLAIAFCLGYGCPLIIAVISVAVTAPKSNYTRTDACWLNWDNTMVLLAFVIPALVIITINLIILIVVIVKMLRRTIGDMSRAEETSTLKVVARCIAILTPFLGLTWGFGIGTLLAPDNEGIHVVFTVLNAFQGFFVLVFGTLLDSKVGFIIFFNIIKRVLRN